From a single Cytophagales bacterium WSM2-2 genomic region:
- the msrA gene encoding peptide methionine sulfoxide reductase MsrA, with protein MKKLTVLAVVLSISALTGVAQKKSTMDASELKTATFGAGCFWCTEAVFLNVQGVSKVVSGYSGGKVKNPSYREVCTGLTGHAEVTQITYDPKKVSFEELLEVFWNTHDPTTLNRQGADEGTQYRSAVFYTDDEQKKIAEQYKKQLEASHVYKNPIVTEISPLINFYSAEDYHQNYYALNPNEGYCQYVIRPKVEKFKKQFAAKLKK; from the coding sequence ATGAAAAAACTAACCGTTCTGGCAGTCGTTTTGTCGATCTCGGCATTAACGGGTGTTGCTCAAAAAAAATCAACAATGGATGCAAGCGAATTGAAGACGGCCACATTTGGTGCCGGGTGCTTCTGGTGTACCGAAGCCGTATTTTTAAATGTGCAAGGCGTGAGTAAAGTGGTGTCTGGCTACTCCGGTGGGAAAGTCAAGAATCCCAGTTACCGGGAGGTGTGCACCGGGCTCACCGGTCATGCTGAGGTTACTCAAATTACTTATGATCCGAAAAAAGTTTCTTTCGAGGAGTTACTGGAGGTCTTCTGGAATACGCATGACCCAACAACACTCAACCGCCAGGGGGCAGATGAAGGAACTCAATACCGCTCAGCCGTATTTTATACCGATGATGAACAAAAGAAGATAGCTGAACAATATAAAAAACAACTGGAGGCGTCACACGTTTATAAGAACCCCATCGTGACGGAAATAAGCCCGTTAATTAATTTCTATTCGGCTGAAGATTACCACCAGAACTACTATGCACTAAATCCTAATGAGGGATACTGCCAGTATGTGATTCGTCCGAAAGTGGAGAAATTCAAAAAGCAGTTTGCCGCTAAACTGAAAAAGTGA